A window from Streptomyces subrutilus encodes these proteins:
- a CDS encoding VOC family protein encodes MTEAVKATRRTPGTPCWVSLMVHGLGTTEEFYAELFGWEYAPGPEQLGPYVRALLDGREVAGIGEMPPDRHLPVAWTTYLATDDADATAEAIRSCGGTVAVGPLDAGIAGRVAICSDPLGAIFGIWQAQTHLGTRTHGGPGTPVWNELVTQDTTAVGKFYEHVFGHEAQAHATASDDFDYLTLYLEDRPVAAVHGVGRSLPHDRGPHWMAYFEVEDPDAAAERVVDLGGRIVEPPREGLSGRLAVVADPEGAVFTVVRSRQRS; translated from the coding sequence ACGCCGTGCTGGGTGAGCCTGATGGTGCACGGCCTCGGCACGACCGAGGAGTTCTACGCCGAGCTGTTCGGCTGGGAGTACGCGCCGGGTCCGGAGCAGCTCGGACCCTACGTCCGGGCCCTGTTGGACGGGCGCGAGGTGGCGGGCATCGGCGAGATGCCGCCGGACCGGCACCTTCCGGTGGCCTGGACGACGTACCTGGCCACGGACGACGCCGACGCCACCGCCGAGGCGATCCGCTCCTGCGGCGGCACGGTCGCGGTGGGCCCGCTGGACGCGGGCATCGCCGGGCGGGTGGCCATCTGCTCCGACCCGTTGGGAGCGATCTTCGGGATCTGGCAGGCGCAGACCCACCTCGGCACGCGGACGCACGGGGGGCCGGGCACACCGGTCTGGAACGAGCTGGTCACGCAGGACACCACGGCCGTCGGCAAGTTCTACGAGCACGTCTTCGGCCACGAGGCGCAGGCGCACGCCACGGCCTCCGACGACTTCGACTACCTGACCCTGTACCTGGAGGACCGGCCGGTCGCCGCCGTGCACGGCGTCGGGCGCTCGCTGCCGCACGACCGGGGCCCGCACTGGATGGCGTACTTCGAGGTGGAGGACCCCGACGCGGCGGCCGAGCGGGTCGTGGACCTCGGCGGCCGGATCGTCGAACCGCCCCGCGAAGGGCTGAGCGGACGGCTGGCGGTCGTCGCCGACCCGGAGGGCGCGGTCTTCACCGTCGTGCGGTCCCGGCAGCGG